A stretch of the Pseudomonas sp. ACM7 genome encodes the following:
- a CDS encoding amino acid ABC transporter permease, protein MTTHTFKPDMPPPSRSIGVVAWMRANMFSSWLNTLLTLFAFYLIYLVVPPILHWAILDANWVGTTRADCTKEGACWVFIQQRFGQFMYGYYPTDLRWRVDLTVWLAVIGVAPLFISRFHRKAVYGLSFLFLYPIIAYFLLHGGLFGLSTVATSQWGGLMLTLVIATVGIAGALPLGIVLALGRRSNMPAIRVVCVTFIEFWRGVPLITVLFMSSVMLPLFLPEGMNFDKLLRALIGVILFQSAYVAEVVRGGLQAIPKGQYEAAAAMGLGYWRSMGLVILPQALKLVIPGIVNTFIALFKDTSLVIIIGLFDLLNSVKQAAADPKWLGMATEGYVFAALVFWIFCFGMSRYSMHLERKLDTGHKR, encoded by the coding sequence ATGACGACTCATACTTTCAAACCTGACATGCCACCCCCGAGCCGCAGCATCGGTGTCGTGGCGTGGATGCGCGCGAACATGTTCTCCAGCTGGCTCAACACCCTGCTGACCCTGTTCGCGTTCTACCTGATCTACCTGGTGGTGCCGCCGATCCTGCATTGGGCGATCCTCGATGCCAACTGGGTCGGCACCACGCGCGCCGACTGCACGAAGGAGGGCGCCTGCTGGGTGTTCATCCAACAACGCTTCGGCCAGTTCATGTACGGCTATTACCCGACAGACCTGCGCTGGCGCGTGGACCTGACCGTGTGGCTGGCGGTCATCGGCGTGGCACCGTTGTTTATCTCGCGCTTTCACCGTAAAGCGGTGTATGGCCTGAGCTTCCTCTTCCTGTACCCGATCATTGCCTACTTCCTGTTGCATGGTGGTCTCTTCGGTCTGAGCACTGTGGCGACCAGCCAGTGGGGCGGGCTGATGCTGACTCTGGTGATCGCCACCGTCGGTATTGCCGGTGCGTTGCCGCTGGGTATCGTCCTGGCGCTGGGCCGTCGTTCGAACATGCCGGCGATTCGGGTGGTCTGTGTGACCTTCATCGAATTCTGGCGCGGCGTGCCGCTGATCACGGTGCTGTTCATGTCCTCGGTGATGCTGCCGTTGTTCCTGCCTGAAGGCATGAACTTCGACAAACTGCTGCGGGCACTGATCGGCGTGATCCTGTTCCAGTCGGCCTACGTCGCCGAAGTGGTGCGTGGCGGTCTGCAAGCGATTCCCAAAGGTCAGTACGAAGCGGCTGCAGCGATGGGCCTCGGTTACTGGCGCAGCATGGGCCTGGTAATTCTGCCGCAAGCCCTGAAGCTGGTGATCCCCGGTATCGTCAACACCTTCATTGCGCTGTTCAAGGACACGAGCCTGGTGATCATCATCGGCCTGTTCGACTTGCTCAACAGCGTCAAACAAGCCGCCGCCGACCCGAAATGGTTGGGCATGGCCACCGAAGGCTATGTGTTCGCGGCCCTGGTGTTCTGGATTTTCTGTTTTGGTATGTCCCGCTACTCCATGCATTTGGAACGTAAGCTGGACACTGGCCACAAGCGTTAG
- a CDS encoding alpha/beta hydrolase, translated as MTEPLILQPVKPADACVIWLHGLGADRYDFLPVAEALQESLLTTRFVLPQAPTCAVTINGGYEMPSWYDILAMSPARAINREQLEESADRIVKLIDVQRASGIDASRIFLAGFSQGGAVALHAAFLKWQGPLGGVLALSTYAPTFSDELELSASQQRIPVLSLHGQYDDVVQNSMGRTAYEYLKQHGVTVTWQEYPMGHEVLPEEIRDIGVWLAERLR; from the coding sequence ATGACCGAGCCCTTGATTCTTCAGCCCGTCAAGCCTGCAGACGCCTGCGTTATCTGGCTGCACGGCCTGGGCGCCGATCGCTACGACTTCCTGCCGGTGGCCGAAGCACTGCAGGAAAGCCTGCTGACCACCCGCTTCGTTCTGCCCCAGGCACCAACCTGCGCCGTCACCATCAATGGTGGTTACGAGATGCCAAGTTGGTACGACATATTGGCCATGAGCCCCGCGCGCGCGATCAACCGCGAGCAGCTGGAAGAGTCGGCAGACAGGATCGTTAAATTGATCGACGTGCAGCGCGCCAGCGGAATAGACGCCTCGCGGATATTTCTGGCAGGTTTTTCCCAAGGTGGCGCGGTGGCGTTACACGCCGCTTTTCTGAAATGGCAGGGGCCGTTGGGTGGCGTACTTGCCCTCTCGACCTATGCACCGACCTTCAGCGATGAACTGGAGCTTTCCGCCAGCCAGCAGCGCATTCCCGTTCTGTCTTTACACGGCCAGTACGATGACGTCGTTCAAAACTCCATGGGCCGAACCGCCTACGAGTATTTAAAGCAGCATGGTGTCACCGTCACATGGCAGGAATACCCAATGGGCCACGAAGTGTTACCCGAGGAAATTCGCGACATTGGTGTCTGGCTCGCCGAGCGCTTGCGTTAA
- a CDS encoding amino acid ABC transporter permease has product MQNSIGAPKQRLSLSDPKVRAWLFQIITIVAVVSMGWYLFDNTQTNLQHRGITSGFSFLERSAGFGIAQHLIDYTESDSYARVFVIGLLNTLLVTFIGVILATILGFIVGVSRLSKNWIISKLATVYVEVFRNIPPLLQILFWYFAVFLTMPGPRNSHNFGDTFFVSSRGLNMPAALTADGFWPFVVSVVVAIVAIVLMSRWATKRFEATGVPFHKFWVGLALFLVIPALCALIFGTPLHWEMPKLQGFNFVGGWVLIPELLALTLALTVYTAAFIAEIVRSGIKSVSHGQTEAAHSLGLRNGPTLRKVIIPQALRVIIPPLTSQYLNLAKNSSLAAGIGYPEMVSLFAGTVLNQTGQAIEVIAITMSVYLAISISISLLMNWYNKRIALIER; this is encoded by the coding sequence ATGCAAAATTCAATCGGCGCACCAAAGCAGAGGCTCAGCCTCAGCGATCCAAAAGTGCGTGCGTGGCTATTTCAGATCATCACCATTGTGGCGGTGGTCTCGATGGGCTGGTATCTGTTCGACAACACACAGACCAACCTTCAACACCGGGGCATTACCTCCGGCTTCAGCTTTCTGGAGCGCAGTGCCGGTTTCGGCATCGCTCAACACCTGATCGACTACACCGAATCGGACAGCTATGCCCGGGTGTTTGTCATCGGCTTGCTCAACACCCTGCTGGTGACCTTCATCGGCGTGATCCTGGCGACGATCCTCGGGTTCATCGTTGGTGTGTCACGGCTGTCGAAGAACTGGATCATCAGCAAGCTGGCGACTGTTTATGTGGAAGTCTTCCGTAACATTCCACCGCTGCTGCAAATCCTGTTCTGGTACTTCGCGGTGTTCCTGACCATGCCGGGGCCACGCAACAGCCATAACTTTGGCGACACTTTCTTCGTCAGCAGCCGTGGCCTGAACATGCCGGCCGCGTTGACGGCGGACGGTTTCTGGCCGTTTGTGGTCAGCGTCGTCGTGGCCATTGTCGCCATCGTGCTGATGAGCCGCTGGGCCACCAAACGCTTCGAAGCGACCGGCGTACCGTTCCACAAGTTCTGGGTGGGCCTGGCGCTGTTCCTGGTGATCCCTGCGCTGTGCGCATTGATCTTCGGCACGCCGCTGCACTGGGAAATGCCGAAGCTGCAAGGCTTCAACTTCGTCGGTGGCTGGGTGCTGATCCCGGAACTGCTGGCGCTGACCCTGGCCCTTACGGTGTACACCGCGGCGTTTATCGCCGAGATCGTGCGTTCGGGCATCAAGTCGGTCAGCCACGGCCAGACCGAAGCGGCGCACTCGTTGGGATTGCGCAACGGTCCGACGCTGCGCAAGGTGATCATCCCGCAAGCCCTGCGCGTGATCATTCCACCGCTGACCAGCCAATACCTGAACCTGGCGAAGAACTCCTCGCTGGCGGCCGGTATCGGTTATCCGGAAATGGTCTCGTTGTTTGCCGGTACGGTGCTGAACCAGACCGGGCAGGCGATCGAGGTGATTGCCATCACCATGAGCGTGTACCTGGCGATCAGTATCAGCATTTCCCTGCTGATGAACTGGTACAACAAGCGCATTGCGCTGATCGAGCGGTAA
- a CDS encoding amino acid ABC transporter substrate-binding protein, whose translation MKMLKSTLAIVTAAAVLGVSGFAQAGATLDAVQKKGFVQCGVSDGLPGFSVPDSTGKIIGIDADVCRAVAAAVFGDATKVKFSQLNAKERFTALQSGEIDVLSRNTTWTSSRDSGMGLVFAGVTYYDGIGFLVNNKLGVKSAKELDGATICIQAGTTTELNVSDYFRGNGLKYTPITFDTSDESAKSLESGRCDVLTSDKSQLYAQRSKLATPTDYVVLPETISKEPLGPVVRKGDEEWFSIVKWTLFAMLNAEEMGITQKNVEAEAKATKNPDVARLLGADGEYGKDLKVKKDWVVQIVKQVGNYGEVFEKNLGKGTPLAIDRGLNALWNNGGIQYAPPVR comes from the coding sequence ATGAAGATGTTGAAATCCACCCTGGCTATCGTGACTGCAGCCGCAGTACTCGGTGTCAGTGGGTTCGCTCAGGCGGGTGCAACCCTGGATGCAGTGCAGAAGAAAGGTTTCGTACAGTGCGGCGTAAGTGATGGTCTGCCGGGCTTCTCGGTTCCGGACTCGACTGGCAAGATCATCGGCATCGATGCTGACGTCTGCCGCGCTGTGGCCGCTGCCGTTTTCGGCGACGCGACCAAGGTCAAATTCAGCCAGTTGAACGCCAAAGAGCGTTTCACCGCGCTGCAGTCCGGCGAAATCGACGTGCTGTCGCGTAACACCACCTGGACCAGCTCCCGCGATTCGGGCATGGGCCTGGTGTTTGCCGGCGTGACGTACTACGACGGCATCGGCTTCCTGGTGAACAACAAGCTGGGCGTGAAGAGCGCGAAAGAACTCGACGGCGCCACCATCTGCATTCAAGCCGGTACCACGACCGAGCTGAACGTTTCCGACTACTTCCGTGGCAACGGTCTGAAATACACCCCGATCACCTTCGACACCTCCGATGAAAGCGCCAAGTCGCTGGAATCCGGTCGTTGCGACGTGCTGACCTCCGACAAATCCCAGCTCTACGCACAGCGCAGCAAGCTGGCGACCCCGACCGACTACGTCGTTCTGCCGGAAACCATCTCCAAGGAGCCTCTGGGCCCGGTCGTGCGTAAAGGCGACGAAGAGTGGTTCAGCATCGTCAAGTGGACCCTGTTCGCGATGCTCAACGCTGAAGAAATGGGCATCACCCAGAAAAACGTTGAAGCTGAAGCCAAAGCCACCAAGAACCCGGACGTCGCTCGTCTGCTGGGCGCTGACGGTGAATACGGCAAAGACCTGAAAGTGAAGAAAGACTGGGTCGTGCAGATCGTCAAGCAAGTGGGTAACTACGGTGAAGTGTTCGAGAAAAACCTCGGCAAGGGCACTCCACTGGCCATCGACCGCGGGCTGAACGCTCTGTGGAACAACGGCGGCATTCAATACGCACCACCAGTGCGCTGA